In the genome of Fimbriimonadaceae bacterium, one region contains:
- a CDS encoding nucleotidyl transferase AbiEii/AbiGii toxin family protein, which yields MTDLFAEPEFFREALGFTRQHYGFPERLIEKDYLCSLLLEYLCDAHKNLVFKGGTCLAKVHADFYRLSEDLDFVIPMPTDASRASRSRAAEGLKTVIAALPNRFPSVTVIEPLTGANSSTQYNALVGYRSFVGQREETIKIEVGLREPLLHAVVSGDAKTILLDPVSGRTLFPPKQVRCISRAEAFGEKFRAAFTRREAAIRDFFDIDYAVQTLGLEPHDTELVGLVQAKLAVPGNEPINVSAERLAVLRQQLAPQLRPVLREKDFRAFDLDRAFRVVAEMADRLHVRV from the coding sequence ATGACGGATCTGTTCGCGGAGCCCGAATTCTTCCGGGAAGCGCTCGGGTTCACGAGGCAACACTACGGATTCCCCGAGCGGTTGATCGAAAAAGACTATCTCTGCTCGCTCTTGCTCGAATATCTCTGCGACGCTCATAAGAACCTGGTGTTTAAGGGGGGAACGTGCCTCGCCAAGGTCCATGCCGATTTCTATCGTCTCAGCGAAGATCTGGACTTTGTGATTCCGATGCCGACGGATGCGTCACGTGCGTCCAGGAGCAGAGCGGCAGAGGGTCTGAAGACCGTTATTGCTGCGCTTCCGAACAGATTTCCTTCGGTAACGGTGATCGAGCCGCTGACGGGTGCCAACAGTTCGACGCAGTACAATGCCCTGGTCGGGTATCGATCATTCGTCGGGCAACGAGAGGAAACGATCAAGATCGAGGTAGGGTTGCGCGAGCCACTGTTGCATGCGGTAGTGAGCGGCGACGCCAAAACGATTCTGCTCGATCCGGTGTCCGGCCGGACGTTGTTTCCCCCGAAACAAGTGCGGTGTATTTCACGGGCGGAGGCCTTTGGCGAAAAATTTCGCGCGGCCTTCACTCGCCGGGAAGCCGCCATTCGCGATTTCTTCGATATCGACTACGCCGTACAGACACTCGGCCTGGAGCCGCACGACACCGAGCTGGTCGGTTTGGTCCAGGCTAAATTGGCGGTCCCCGGCAACGAGCCGATCAATGTATCCGCTGAACGATTAGCCGTTCTCCGGCAGCAGCTTGCACCACAATTGCGACCGGTGCTCCGTGAAAAGGACTTTCGTGCGTTTGATCTGGATCGAGCTTTCAGGGTGGTGGCGGAGATGGCCGACCGATTGCATGTGCGCGTATGA
- a CDS encoding type IV toxin-antitoxin system AbiEi family antitoxin domain-containing protein — MKKGLGEIERLLFAYVQMRGQAVVRAGDLVRPLHLTAPRERKLLSRLAKAGWIVRVQRGLYLAPQKLPLGGKWSPSEALALNTLMKERKGRYQLSGPNAFNYYGFDEQIPVRLYVYNNRISGEWKIGALDITLIKVAGSRLGDTTTVPAPDGETAVYSSRVRTLVDAVYDWSRFNGIPRGYEWIRREMKARRISAAELVLCTLRYGDKGTIRRMGVLLEKEGVEETLLRKLERALTPTKGPIPWIPSKPKRGPVHGRWGVVVNDKDSSA, encoded by the coding sequence ATGAAAAAGGGTCTGGGAGAGATCGAACGGCTTCTGTTTGCCTATGTCCAGATGCGGGGACAAGCCGTCGTCCGGGCCGGCGACTTGGTCCGCCCCCTGCACTTAACCGCACCGAGAGAACGAAAGCTCCTCAGCCGGTTAGCCAAAGCCGGCTGGATCGTTCGTGTTCAACGTGGGCTCTATCTTGCGCCGCAGAAGCTGCCGCTCGGCGGCAAGTGGAGTCCGAGCGAAGCGCTGGCCTTGAACACCTTAATGAAGGAACGCAAAGGGCGGTACCAACTCTCGGGCCCCAACGCCTTCAACTACTACGGTTTCGATGAACAGATTCCCGTCCGGCTGTATGTGTATAACAACCGGATATCGGGCGAGTGGAAAATCGGCGCGCTGGACATCACGTTGATTAAAGTCGCCGGTAGTCGGCTCGGGGACACCACCACGGTCCCGGCGCCGGACGGAGAAACGGCGGTCTATTCCTCCCGGGTGCGGACGCTGGTGGATGCCGTCTACGACTGGTCCCGCTTCAACGGCATCCCCCGCGGGTATGAGTGGATTCGTCGCGAGATGAAGGCCCGACGAATCAGCGCGGCGGAATTGGTCCTGTGCACGCTGCGTTATGGTGACAAAGGCACGATCCGACGCATGGGGGTCTTGCTGGAGAAGGAAGGTGTCGAAGAAACGCTATTGCGTAAGCTGGAGCGGGCCCTGACACCCACGAAGGGTCCCATCCCCTGGATCCCCAGCAAACCGAAGCGTGGACCCGTTCACGGGCGCTGGGGGGTAGTCGTCAACGACAAGGACTCATCCGCATGA